In one window of Burkholderia sp. NRF60-BP8 DNA:
- a CDS encoding metal-dependent hydrolase gives MASHNAHHASGVAAGVAAAVLVAQTGATGPWHSGMLAAFAAGVAGGTAPDWLEVAWWSRKRRLWITHRTITHWGIGWVALLALGWHGLIHHPHPPWAAPLFGFACGGVMHLLADWPNPLGVPWIWRRHSLNLWNSGHCDLIIVAAAWAGTLWLAQSLWSRAPLIEHWLGWLHRV, from the coding sequence ATGGCATCACACAATGCGCATCATGCATCCGGCGTCGCGGCCGGCGTCGCCGCCGCCGTCCTCGTCGCGCAAACCGGCGCAACCGGCCCGTGGCACTCGGGCATGCTCGCCGCGTTCGCGGCGGGCGTCGCGGGCGGCACCGCGCCCGACTGGCTCGAAGTCGCATGGTGGAGCCGCAAGCGCCGCCTGTGGATCACGCATCGCACCATCACGCACTGGGGCATCGGCTGGGTCGCGCTGCTCGCGCTCGGATGGCACGGGCTCATCCATCATCCGCATCCGCCGTGGGCCGCGCCGCTGTTCGGCTTCGCGTGCGGCGGCGTGATGCATTTGCTCGCCGACTGGCCCAATCCGCTCGGCGTACCGTGGATCTGGCGGCGCCACTCGCTCAACCTGTGGAACAGTGGGCATTGCGACCTGATCATCGTGGCCGCCGCCTGGGCCGGCACGCTGTGGCTCGCGCAATCGCTGTGGTCGCGTGCGCCGCTGATCGAACACTGGCTCGGCTGGCTGCATCGCGTCTAG
- the ggt gene encoding gamma-glutamyltransferase — MTTLNRFKSSAAVLATVAGIGFLPNAPAYAKGPQPAVLTSSAVAVADKYSADAAERIFKEGGNAIDAAVAIAFTLAVTYPEAGNIGGGGFMTIYKDGKPYFIDYRERAPLAATKDMYLDKDGNVVKGMSLYGPRAVGVPGTVAGMWEAQKRFGKLKWKQVLAPAIHYARDGFVVDEQLAQRGVDASKEFGGKTNFDKYFSGLKAGANFKQPDLADVLTRIADGGAEGFYKGKTAELIAASMKTGDGNGLITTEDLAQYRAVWRQPVQAKWNGYDVITAPPPSSGGIGLVQLLKMKADLKQDFEGVKLNSPQYIHLVAEIEKRVFADRAQYLGDPDFYKVPIAQLTDDAYIAKRAAEVNPKEPSDTKSVQPGLGTTMPEKAETTHFSVVDKWGNAVSNTYTINGYFGSGVIADGTGIVLNDEMDDFSAKPGVANMFGVVGSDANAIEPKKRPLSSMSPTIMTKDGKVSLVIGTPGGSRIFTSIFQVINNIYDFKMPLKEAVGAMRFHHQLLPPNTIFWEPYHPIEGELAKQIEARGYTLKGQDFSGDIQVIKIDGKTPEAMADPRGRGVTRIIR, encoded by the coding sequence ATGACTACGCTGAATCGCTTCAAATCATCCGCCGCCGTGCTGGCGACGGTCGCCGGCATCGGTTTCCTGCCGAATGCGCCCGCCTATGCGAAAGGGCCGCAGCCCGCGGTCCTGACGAGCTCCGCGGTGGCGGTGGCCGACAAGTACAGCGCGGATGCGGCGGAGCGGATCTTCAAGGAAGGCGGCAACGCGATCGACGCGGCCGTCGCGATCGCGTTCACGCTCGCCGTCACGTACCCGGAGGCCGGCAACATCGGCGGCGGCGGCTTCATGACGATCTACAAGGACGGCAAGCCGTACTTCATCGACTACCGCGAGCGTGCGCCGCTCGCCGCGACGAAGGACATGTACCTCGACAAGGACGGCAACGTCGTCAAGGGCATGAGCCTGTACGGCCCGCGCGCGGTCGGCGTGCCGGGCACGGTGGCCGGCATGTGGGAAGCGCAGAAGCGTTTCGGCAAGCTGAAGTGGAAGCAGGTGCTCGCGCCGGCGATCCACTATGCGCGCGACGGCTTCGTCGTCGACGAACAGCTCGCGCAGCGCGGCGTCGACGCCTCGAAGGAGTTCGGCGGCAAGACCAACTTCGACAAGTACTTCTCCGGGCTGAAGGCCGGCGCGAACTTCAAGCAGCCCGATCTCGCCGACGTGCTCACGCGCATCGCGGACGGCGGCGCGGAAGGTTTCTACAAGGGCAAGACGGCCGAGCTGATCGCCGCGTCGATGAAGACCGGCGACGGCAACGGGCTGATCACGACCGAGGATCTCGCGCAGTACCGCGCGGTGTGGCGCCAGCCGGTGCAGGCGAAGTGGAACGGCTATGACGTGATCACCGCGCCGCCGCCGAGCTCCGGCGGCATCGGCCTCGTGCAGTTGCTGAAGATGAAGGCCGACCTGAAGCAGGACTTCGAGGGCGTGAAGCTCAATTCGCCGCAGTACATCCACCTCGTCGCCGAAATCGAGAAACGCGTGTTCGCCGATCGGGCGCAGTATCTCGGCGATCCCGACTTCTACAAGGTGCCGATCGCGCAGCTGACCGACGATGCGTACATCGCGAAGCGCGCGGCCGAGGTCAACCCGAAGGAGCCGTCGGACACGAAGAGCGTGCAGCCGGGCCTCGGCACGACGATGCCGGAGAAGGCCGAAACGACGCACTTCTCGGTGGTCGACAAGTGGGGCAACGCGGTGTCGAACACGTACACGATCAACGGCTACTTCGGCTCGGGCGTGATCGCCGACGGCACCGGGATCGTGCTGAACGACGAGATGGACGACTTCTCCGCGAAGCCGGGCGTCGCGAACATGTTCGGCGTGGTCGGCAGCGACGCGAATGCGATCGAACCGAAGAAGCGCCCGCTGTCGTCGATGTCGCCGACGATCATGACGAAGGACGGCAAGGTGTCGCTCGTGATCGGCACGCCGGGCGGCTCGCGCATCTTCACGTCGATCTTCCAGGTGATCAACAACATCTACGACTTCAAGATGCCATTGAAGGAAGCCGTCGGTGCGATGCGTTTCCATCACCAGTTGCTGCCGCCGAACACGATCTTCTGGGAGCCGTACCACCCGATCGAAGGCGAACTCGCGAAGCAGATCGAGGCGCGCGGCTATACGCTGAAGGGGCAGGATTTCAGCGGCGACATCCAGGTCATCAAGATCGACGGCAAGACGCCGGAGGCGATGGCCGATCCGCGCGGGCGGGGCGTGACGCGGATCATTCGTTGA
- a CDS encoding alpha/beta fold hydrolase encodes MIRSDATFDGTFPFAPHFDDASGFRMHYVDEGPRDGEIVLCLHGEPTWGYLFRHLVTALSPTCRVVVPDHMGFGKSATPRGRSYWLQDHIDNLERFVLALDLDRITLVMHDFGGPVGMGLAARHPDRIRRIVSANGPTPFGQSDLVERLTANGRDAPWFRWIMHAAADDTLETVLGQLGFNILSTLKLNGFENHAIITDTWIAAYGAPFAQPADCLGAIGWPRGVAAGMHRFEEPDAAALRAIRGKPALAIWGDADRTLGAEHFLPLFTALFPSAPIERLAGVGHYCFEDAPDAIGARIAGFIRTTG; translated from the coding sequence ATGATCCGGTCCGATGCCACGTTCGACGGCACCTTTCCATTCGCCCCGCATTTCGACGATGCATCCGGCTTCCGGATGCACTACGTGGACGAAGGTCCGCGCGACGGTGAAATCGTCCTGTGTCTGCATGGCGAACCCACGTGGGGATATCTGTTCCGCCACCTCGTGACGGCGCTGAGCCCGACATGCCGCGTCGTCGTGCCCGATCACATGGGCTTCGGCAAAAGCGCGACGCCGCGGGGCCGCAGCTACTGGCTGCAGGATCACATCGACAATCTCGAGCGTTTCGTGCTCGCGCTCGACCTCGATCGCATCACGCTGGTGATGCACGACTTCGGCGGCCCGGTCGGCATGGGGCTCGCCGCGCGGCATCCGGACCGAATTCGGCGCATCGTCTCGGCCAACGGACCGACGCCGTTCGGGCAATCCGATCTCGTCGAGCGCCTGACGGCGAATGGCCGCGATGCGCCGTGGTTCCGGTGGATCATGCACGCGGCGGCCGACGACACGCTCGAAACGGTGCTCGGGCAGCTCGGTTTCAATATCCTGAGCACGCTGAAGCTGAACGGCTTCGAGAACCACGCGATCATCACCGATACGTGGATCGCCGCATACGGCGCGCCGTTCGCGCAACCGGCCGACTGTCTCGGCGCAATCGGATGGCCCCGGGGGGTCGCGGCCGGCATGCACCGGTTCGAGGAACCCGACGCGGCGGCGCTGCGCGCGATACGCGGCAAACCCGCGCTCGCGATCTGGGGAGACGCCGACCGAACGCTCGGCGCCGAACATTTCCTGCCGCTCTTTACCGCCCTGTTTCCATCCGCGCCGATCGAGCGGCTGGCGGGTGTCGGGCACTACTGCTTCGAGGATGCGCCCGATGCCATTGGCGCGCGGATCGCGGGCTTCATCCGCACGACCGGCTGA
- a CDS encoding winged helix-turn-helix transcriptional regulator, translated as MNRRTTHEDSLCGVARPLDAIGDWWSLLIVRDAFDGLRRFGEFQKNLGLAKNILAARLRNLVAHGIMDVVPAADGGAHHEYVLTEKGRGLFPLLVALRQWGEDFFFEPDEAHVLLVDRKTGLPVRKLELRSQDGRVLGPEDTVVLPPPD; from the coding sequence ATGAACAGACGCACCACGCACGAAGATTCCCTTTGCGGTGTCGCCCGCCCGCTGGACGCGATCGGCGACTGGTGGTCGCTGCTGATCGTCCGCGACGCGTTCGACGGGCTGCGCCGCTTCGGCGAATTCCAGAAGAATCTCGGCCTCGCGAAGAACATCCTGGCTGCCCGCCTGCGCAACCTGGTCGCGCACGGGATCATGGACGTCGTGCCGGCCGCCGACGGCGGCGCGCATCACGAATACGTGCTGACCGAAAAAGGACGCGGGCTGTTTCCGCTGCTGGTCGCGCTGCGGCAGTGGGGCGAGGATTTCTTCTTCGAACCGGACGAGGCGCACGTGCTGTTGGTCGACCGGAAGACCGGGCTGCCGGTCAGGAAGCTGGAGTTGCGTTCTCAGGACGGCCGCGTGCTCGGCCCGGAGGACACGGTCGTGCTGCCGCCGCCCGACTGA
- a CDS encoding TolC family protein gives MFETMRTNRGSATPDAGISLSRFSTRWNPRLATMTLFAVTIIGLPAHARAFCLDTAYQYASVHDPRYLQARSEYDAARQKFPEARAQMLPQAAAQLEWGRYGTHANLFGIDVSGSSNAAYGSAQVTQALFNVPYLYDMRRATEYEEAAKQKLEVAKQDLILRVANACFDLLSAREKLQSADDEVSALTRLESDTRRMAQLGMKTIGDTAEIEARRSLAQSDEALAQTDVDARRARYETLLGSAIDFSRWPRLAMRGSSPRIPSGDYAPQDNPAYRQAYRDVQVARLAAKRVSAEHLPTVDLFASYSRGLNPNLRGLTDRSDFHQSAVGVQVTIPIFSGGSVYYRQVEAEHVTEQYRNRLREVEEQLGTDRREALAALESAGKRIRALQQSLQAARLAYESSMKAHQVGYSTTYETLNLRRDISGIRQKLFDSYLDALKLQLKLKSVLGTLDEQSLIAVDSFLESNAASDRS, from the coding sequence ATGTTTGAAACGATGCGCACGAATCGCGGGTCGGCGACACCGGATGCGGGTATTTCCCTATCAAGATTTTCGACTAGGTGGAATCCCCGGCTTGCAACCATGACATTGTTCGCTGTAACGATAATCGGCCTGCCGGCACACGCCCGTGCGTTCTGCCTCGATACCGCCTACCAGTACGCGTCCGTGCACGATCCGCGCTACCTGCAGGCCCGCAGCGAATACGATGCGGCCCGCCAGAAATTTCCCGAGGCCCGTGCGCAAATGCTGCCGCAGGCTGCCGCGCAGCTCGAGTGGGGGCGCTACGGCACGCACGCGAACCTGTTCGGCATCGACGTCAGCGGCTCGAGCAACGCGGCATATGGTTCCGCGCAGGTCACGCAGGCGCTGTTCAACGTGCCCTACCTGTACGACATGCGGCGCGCGACCGAGTACGAGGAAGCGGCGAAACAGAAGCTCGAGGTCGCGAAGCAGGACCTGATCCTGCGGGTCGCGAATGCATGCTTCGATCTGCTGAGCGCGCGCGAGAAACTGCAATCGGCCGACGACGAAGTCAGCGCGCTCACGCGACTCGAGAGCGATACGCGGCGCATGGCGCAACTCGGGATGAAGACGATCGGCGATACCGCCGAGATCGAGGCGCGTCGCAGCCTCGCGCAATCCGACGAAGCGCTCGCGCAGACCGACGTGGACGCGCGGCGCGCCCGTTACGAGACGTTGCTCGGTTCGGCGATCGACTTCTCCCGCTGGCCGCGGCTCGCGATGCGCGGGTCGTCCCCGCGCATTCCGTCGGGCGACTATGCGCCGCAGGACAATCCCGCGTACCGGCAGGCCTATCGCGACGTCCAGGTCGCGCGGCTCGCCGCGAAGCGTGTCAGCGCCGAACACTTGCCGACCGTCGACCTCTTCGCGTCGTATTCGCGCGGGCTCAATCCGAACCTTCGCGGGCTCACCGATCGCTCGGATTTCCATCAAAGCGCGGTCGGCGTACAGGTGACGATTCCGATCTTCTCCGGCGGCAGCGTGTACTACCGGCAGGTCGAGGCCGAGCACGTGACCGAGCAGTACCGCAACCGGCTGCGCGAGGTCGAGGAACAACTGGGCACCGATCGTCGCGAGGCGTTGGCCGCGCTCGAGTCGGCCGGCAAGCGCATTCGCGCGCTGCAGCAGTCGCTGCAGGCCGCGCGGCTCGCGTACGAGTCGTCGATGAAGGCGCATCAGGTCGGCTACAGCACGACGTACGAAACGCTGAACCTGCGGCGCGACATCTCGGGCATCCGGCAGAAGCTGTTCGACAGCTATCTCGATGCGCTGAAGTTGCAGTTGAAGCTGAAAAGCGTGCTCGGCACGCTCGACGAACAGTCGCTGATCGCGGTGGATAGTTTCCTCGAAAGCAACGCGGCGAGCGATCGAAGTTGA